In a single window of the Leisingera daeponensis DSM 23529 genome:
- a CDS encoding glycosyltransferase, whose translation MKRFSFHQDRLETVESSRKVFDDPKRIRARRARAVVIALVTAVLCWAILFLDGSFSLQSALRELNPFYRDDRSHVHPAGDSSGQHELTHLASASPVDQAAPACETGLKQPVFSAMADPGDPRVFGHVPVSSEGAFLSLEDSCGQLGVVVPEWISIVEEQDRPAVSLISKDTRISVEEYISGAALRPQLLPAIQLGEKRKEEAFLEKVADAAQAAPLAEGMAAAVAALNAQGACLDFTGLNPEAFQRLRPLMARFSETFRSRGLTACTILAGGQAEWKDADLTGLFDQVILKLFQEPWAESVPGPLAPYNWIEDAAAEAVQAIGAKKLVVAIGNFAVEWTSGSSKPERLSYSEAMQRMSAAGADLRFSAKSSNSFSRYRDAEGQQRKIWMLDAASAHNQLLRLKELGIANVAVWSLGQEDPGIWKVLQHQNAAKDVLQAELAVAELDNFVDYTGQGAFIRIGQRASAGVRQLTFEAQTGLITDQTYSRLPKPYSIELYGKPERRKLVLTFDDGPHERFTKEILDILKEEQVPGAFFVVGTSVMNSPDLVARMVDEGHEVGAHSFSHPRMDQISQTRVDLEFALLDKILAGSAGRKTMLYREPFQRRGGPISAERAASLEAAEARGFTIAGMEIVPKDWEGWDSGQIANYVIGEVEQGNGNVILLHDGGLDRTATVEAVRPIIRSLRAKGYEFTTLADLLGTNRAALMPVAQGGSPVFDRVSFSMVWVAQQAVVVVFWVVLAIGLLRSAGILILALLNRRERFTPLQRQPKVAVVIPAHNEAKVIAQSIESVRASGYKNLEIIVVDDGSTDDTLLEVLKFGHKSEVRLISQPNQGKWSALNRAIQSTDAEFAVCIDADTQVCKDAITHLVRHFADPKTGAVAGKIIAGNRVNLLTRLQAFEYATSQNIERKAFDLINGILVVPGAIGAWRVEALRKAGFFSEETLTEDTDLTIQVNRAGYNVVFEPKAKAYTEVPENVGQLLKQRLRWSLGMFQSAWKHKRAIIEGRSIGLVSISDMFVFGYVFPLLAPIADLFVIFMLYNLMAGGWTGDVGSTQQVQTTQYLWAFLALPALELLIAAIAITTDKDESNWSLLLFPLQRLAYRPLLYFSVIRSILRAVTGRLANWGSVKRHGRDYGLVAGNT comes from the coding sequence TTGAAACGGTTTTCCTTTCATCAGGACAGGCTGGAAACCGTCGAGTCGTCCCGCAAAGTGTTCGACGACCCGAAACGGATCCGGGCGCGCCGGGCCAGGGCTGTGGTCATCGCGCTGGTCACGGCTGTCCTGTGCTGGGCGATCCTGTTTCTTGACGGTTCGTTCTCCTTGCAGTCCGCGCTGCGTGAACTGAACCCCTTTTACCGCGACGACCGCAGTCATGTTCATCCAGCCGGGGACAGCAGCGGTCAGCACGAGCTGACCCATTTGGCGTCGGCGTCACCGGTCGATCAGGCAGCGCCCGCCTGCGAAACAGGGCTCAAACAGCCCGTGTTTTCGGCGATGGCAGACCCGGGGGATCCCCGCGTCTTCGGCCACGTGCCGGTGTCGTCAGAGGGGGCATTTTTGTCGCTGGAAGACAGCTGCGGCCAACTGGGCGTGGTTGTGCCGGAATGGATCAGCATCGTCGAGGAACAGGACCGCCCTGCGGTGTCCCTGATCAGCAAGGACACCCGGATTTCTGTCGAAGAATACATTTCCGGTGCCGCTTTGCGTCCGCAGCTTCTGCCGGCCATCCAGCTGGGAGAGAAAAGGAAAGAAGAGGCCTTTCTGGAAAAGGTCGCTGATGCTGCGCAAGCGGCCCCCCTTGCCGAAGGCATGGCCGCCGCTGTGGCCGCCTTGAACGCCCAAGGGGCCTGCCTGGATTTCACCGGATTGAACCCGGAAGCCTTCCAGCGCCTCAGACCGCTGATGGCGCGCTTTTCTGAGACATTCCGCTCTCGCGGGCTGACAGCCTGCACCATTCTTGCAGGCGGCCAGGCTGAGTGGAAGGATGCGGATCTGACCGGTCTGTTTGATCAGGTTATCCTGAAGCTCTTCCAGGAGCCCTGGGCGGAATCCGTGCCTGGCCCGCTTGCCCCGTACAACTGGATTGAGGATGCGGCAGCCGAGGCGGTGCAGGCCATCGGTGCAAAAAAGCTGGTTGTCGCGATCGGGAATTTCGCCGTCGAGTGGACCTCCGGCTCATCAAAGCCTGAGCGCCTGTCTTATTCGGAAGCGATGCAGAGAATGAGCGCCGCCGGAGCGGACCTGCGCTTCAGCGCAAAATCCTCCAACAGCTTCAGCCGCTACCGGGACGCAGAGGGGCAGCAGCGCAAGATCTGGATGCTCGATGCCGCCTCCGCGCACAACCAGCTGCTCCGCCTGAAAGAGCTTGGCATTGCCAATGTCGCTGTCTGGTCGCTTGGCCAGGAGGACCCCGGCATCTGGAAAGTCCTGCAGCATCAGAATGCTGCCAAGGATGTTCTGCAAGCTGAACTTGCCGTTGCCGAGCTCGACAACTTTGTCGATTACACGGGACAGGGAGCCTTCATCCGTATCGGCCAGCGCGCATCGGCCGGTGTCCGCCAGCTGACCTTCGAGGCGCAAACCGGGCTGATCACGGACCAGACCTACAGCCGGCTGCCCAAGCCGTATTCGATCGAGCTGTACGGCAAGCCCGAACGGCGCAAGCTTGTGCTGACCTTCGATGACGGCCCGCACGAGAGGTTCACCAAGGAAATCCTGGACATCTTGAAGGAAGAGCAGGTGCCCGGCGCCTTCTTCGTCGTTGGCACCAGCGTCATGAATTCTCCCGATCTGGTCGCCCGGATGGTCGATGAGGGGCACGAGGTCGGCGCGCACAGCTTTTCCCATCCGAGAATGGACCAGATCTCCCAGACCCGTGTCGATCTGGAATTTGCGCTTCTGGACAAGATCCTGGCCGGATCGGCCGGCCGGAAAACCATGCTCTACCGCGAGCCGTTTCAGCGCCGCGGCGGACCGATCAGCGCAGAACGTGCCGCCTCGCTGGAGGCTGCCGAAGCCCGCGGGTTCACCATTGCAGGCATGGAAATTGTCCCCAAGGACTGGGAAGGCTGGGACAGCGGGCAGATCGCAAACTATGTGATCGGCGAGGTGGAGCAGGGCAACGGCAATGTCATCCTTCTGCACGATGGCGGTCTGGACCGCACCGCGACTGTCGAAGCCGTCCGCCCGATTATCCGCTCGCTCCGGGCAAAAGGCTATGAGTTCACGACGCTCGCGGATCTGCTGGGCACCAACCGCGCGGCCTTGATGCCCGTTGCCCAGGGCGGCTCTCCGGTCTTTGACCGGGTTTCGTTCTCGATGGTCTGGGTGGCGCAACAGGCGGTCGTGGTTGTTTTCTGGGTGGTGCTTGCAATCGGCCTTCTCCGTTCGGCCGGCATTCTGATCCTGGCGCTGTTGAACCGCCGCGAACGGTTCACGCCTTTGCAGCGGCAGCCGAAGGTTGCCGTGGTGATCCCCGCTCATAACGAAGCAAAGGTGATTGCCCAAAGCATCGAAAGCGTCCGTGCGAGCGGTTACAAGAATCTGGAAATCATCGTGGTGGACGATGGATCGACCGATGATACGCTGCTTGAGGTCCTGAAGTTCGGCCACAAAAGCGAGGTGCGCCTGATCTCGCAGCCGAACCAGGGAAAATGGAGCGCGCTGAACAGGGCCATCCAAAGCACAGACGCAGAGTTTGCTGTTTGCATCGATGCGGACACGCAAGTCTGCAAAGACGCGATCACTCATCTCGTCAGGCATTTCGCAGACCCGAAAACCGGCGCGGTGGCAGGCAAGATCATCGCAGGCAACCGCGTGAACCTGCTGACCCGCCTGCAAGCTTTTGAATACGCGACCTCCCAGAACATCGAACGAAAAGCCTTCGACCTGATCAACGGTATCCTGGTGGTCCCCGGCGCCATTGGCGCGTGGCGGGTCGAAGCGTTGAGGAAGGCGGGTTTTTTCAGTGAGGAAACCCTGACCGAAGACACCGACCTCACAATTCAGGTGAACCGGGCGGGCTACAATGTCGTGTTCGAGCCGAAAGCCAAGGCCTACACCGAGGTGCCGGAAAATGTGGGCCAGCTTCTGAAGCAGCGGCTCCGCTGGTCGCTGGGCATGTTCCAAAGCGCCTGGAAGCATAAGCGCGCGATCATCGAAGGCCGTTCGATCGGCCTGGTGTCCATTTCGGACATGTTCGTGTTCGGCTATGTCTTCCCGCTGCTGGCCCCGATCGCAGACCTGTTCGTGATCTTTATGCTCTACAACCTCATGGCAGGCGGCTGGACAGGCGATGTCGGCAGCACCCAGCAAGTGCAAACAACGCAGTACCTCTGGGCCTTTCTGGCGCTGCCGGCCTTGGAGCTGCTGATCGCCGCCATTGCGATCACCACCGACAAGGACGAAAGCAACTGGTCCCTGCTGCTGTTCCCGCTGCAAAGGCTGGCGTACCGCCCGCTCCTGTATTTTTCGGTCATCCGCTCGATCCTGCGGGCCGTAACCGGACGTTTAGCCAACTGGGGTAGCGTCAAACGTCACGGGCGCGATTACGGTTTGGTGGCCGGCAACACATGA